CGCCCCAACTAGCTTCACGCCGGGTAACCCGATCGTCCCGACCCGAAACGCCAAAGTATGTGATATGTTCCCTCCAGCACTATCTCCCCCAACAAAAACTCGTTGAAAATCCGCGTGATCATTCAACCATGGCTCCGGTCCGTTTCTGTTACTATGGGATGCCACCCACTGGAGCCCGGCCCACGAGTCCTCGTAACAAGCAGGTATTGGTCGAGTCGGGAATAGTCCGTACTCGACTGAGACTGCGATGACATTAGCTTCCGCGACAAAGTTGTTGAGGAAACTATGGTAATGGGGAGAGAAAGCGGATAGCATGCAGAAACCACCACCATGCACGTAGAATAGGACAGGGAGTTTCTGGGTCGTGTCAGCGGATTTGGGTAGAAAGATACGGGCGGATACCGGGGGTTTGGTTGATATGATGACGTCCTTTGATCGGACACCGGTGATCGGGTCATCGGAGGGTGGGATTTTCTCCGAGAAGGGGCGGTGTAGCACCACACGACCGTCTTTGTAGACATCGAAGAAATGGAACTTGTGGATGATTTCTGAGTCACCGGAGGCCATTGAAAAGATGCAAAGACTAGTAGTACTCCTGCTATGGGAGTCTTAGCTTTCgttgggagagagagaaggcaaTGAGAAGGAGGGTTTCttggtttgtttatttattaggtGGAGGAGATCAAAGGGGAAGATTTAATTTTGATTGAGTGTGAGGAGAAGTATAAGAATCTTTTATGGCAAAAGTGGTTTCTATCTGCTGGTTTGTTTCATCTACTAGTCATAACCAACCGAAATTCTCATCGATTGTTCAACCTTAAGAACAGTGGACATGGCTTCCCGGTATAACAATTCTTGATAAAGAATTCAATTATGGAACTCTCATAAGCTTCTAATTTAATTAGTGGCAGAGCTAGCTATCACAACTTTTTATTCACTAAAAGTTTCTAAGCTGCTTAATTAATGAAATTCTAAACAGATTTTTACTAGTTTGGAGATGAAACTAGTATACAGAGAGCTAACACGCAAAGAGTCATTATTACAATAGTAATATTAAAAGGAAGATCAtatatgtcatttttcaatcttttagAATATAGACGAGTTTTAAAATCagcatttaatcaaaatttaataataatctatcACACAtctaaatgataattttaaaaattacatcaattttaagaggaTTAAAGGAAGACATGGATCATCTTTTTAATTAGCATAACTTTTGTTATTATCCCATGGTGAGTCATTATTACAATAGTAATATTAAAAGGAAgatatacataattttttagtcttttagaatatacgtgacttttaaaatcagcattaattaaatcaaaatctaataatgatttatcacatatttaaatggtaattttaaaaattacataaattttaAGAGAATTCAAGGAAAACATAGTTCATCTTTTTAATTAGCATAAATTTTGTTATAATCCCATGATGAGTCAACTCTTATTGTAGCTTATGACATGTATAACTTGTTTGACATTTACAACCGATGACATCAATCATCAGCTCACGAGGAatatggttttctttttttattttttattttaaatgaaccgatagtttttatttcattattaagatttaaaattagTGCATTTAAATGTGAATATGAAATTAATGTTGAcaaattttgacaatattttaataatatgaaATCACGTATACTATTAGATGTACTAATTTTAAATcctaatcaaaaaataaatattatatatttcaaacTAAATGGAGATGATCCCTGTATGCTGACTGTGCACATATCACACACTgtatattcattaaaaaaacacatattaCATAATCTCACATTTAATATAATTAGGACACCAATGCTCAGTGCTGAAATCCAATGCTCAACTCCATCGGTTTCAGATGCCTGATGAGTCAGCCTCTACTGCTCCTTCGGCTTCCACCTCTTTTGCTGAGCCGTCTAATGCTGTAGTCATGAGTCTCTTGACTCAAATGAATGATCGACTTTTGTCTGTGGATAACCGGCTTATTTTCATGGATGATCAGCGCTTGACCATGGATCAGCGTATGCAGAGAGATAGATGTTGCCCAGATCAAGACAAATGTATGGAACACTCTCCACAACATCCTTTCAGAAGATCAGTGGGATCAAGTTCTGTGACAtttgtttttagtatttttgttaaacaatttatctttttaatttctGGGCTGAGTTTGTTATTTGGATACTATTATTTTTTGGGctggtttaccctttgtcattttgtgacaaaaaaggggagtaatttaatttagtttatttatttttatatgtaataattttgtcccagaatggtcaAATGACgagtttgttggttttggtgATTGGCTATATTCTGATGACAAGGTTAATTAATTGTTGAAGAACTTGGGACTCAAATTACTCAAAAGACTTttagaagaatattgcagaatattaatcaagaaaaaaaagagctgAACAAGGAGagtattgcagaatattaatcaagaaatgaaatagCAATGGTTTGAAAAATATCCTGCATAATTAATTGTTCCTGAAAAACTAGATTTCTTGCACACTGTCTGGACAACTAGAAGCTTTGTCCGGACACAAGTTACAGAAAGTTCATCTTTAGCAAAATGTACGGACATCCTCAAGTCATGTCCGGACACGATTGACAGAAAGTTTATGTTCTCAAAATGTTCGGACAACCCATGCAACAGACTCAAGTAACAGTAAGGTCCTGTTCTCTCACATGTCCGGACAATTTAGCAGACACAACTTTTAGAAAGTTCTTGTTCTGCAAGATGTCAGGACACTCAAGACAAGACAGCGGACACAGAAAAGTTTTCTTGCAAATGTCtagacactagggcaacatgtCCAGACACGCTTTACAGAAAGTTTACTTCCTAATACATGTTCGGACATGCGTTAGCAATGTCCGGACACCGCCACCTAGAAATCTGTTTATGActtattttagggttttcaGAACCAATTTAAAAGGGCTCCTAGGCAGTTCTTTAAGAATTCCTGTAGAGAATTCCAGTGTGCTAAAAGAATATTATTTAGGCTTAAACAAATTTATGTATTTCTCTTAGAGTGTTTCTTTGTTGTTTAACTgttcaaccattgaagtctaactgGAGGACCTCTCCAATTAAGGgatcaattgaagaactctccATACGGGTCTAGGAGAGAGGCAGACAAGTAGGCGTTTGTTGGAATTCAAGAGAGTGACTACTACAAAGGGTTGTGAGTACAAACTTCTTGtaattagctttttttttttttttttttttttttttttttttctgatgatAATTGATTTCTTGATTTTGGCTACCCCAAAGTGATTTTTCTGTTTGGAAAAAatagtttccactttgtaaccaaatatatgtgttatttgtttttattgcttTGCATATTTGCTTATCTATTTGGTTGAAGTTATATAGGAgtccatatttatttttatgctccgtttgtttcggcgtaaaatgatttctggaaaatgatttcggtattttccggtgtttggtaggggcgaaaataatagtcaaccggaaaatgatttctgtttgaccaaaaatacttagtaaatttcggaaaatgatttacgctttttaaaagcgtaaatcattttccgaagacgtctGACGCGGtcgatttattttaaacaacgcagtcgaccttcaTGTTTAAGCaaccgaccaccatcgaaatcttGCCGGTATCGGATTtcgacaacatccggttaatgtcgtcggaatccggcgacggaatccggccaccttcgccgga
The sequence above is drawn from the Alnus glutinosa chromosome 11, dhAlnGlut1.1, whole genome shotgun sequence genome and encodes:
- the LOC133882753 gene encoding 2-hydroxyisoflavanone dehydratase-like; translated protein: MASGDSEIIHKFHFFDVYKDGRVVLHRPFSEKIPPSDDPITGVRSKDVIISTKPPVSARIFLPKSADTTQKLPVLFYVHGGGFCMLSAFSPHYHSFLNNFVAEANVIAVSVEYGLFPTRPIPACYEDSWAGLQWVASHSNRNGPEPWLNDHADFQRVFVGGDSAGGNISHTLAFRVGTIGLPGVKLVGAVLVHPYFGGTEDDQMWLYMCPTNSGLEDPRMNPNAGDLARLGCERVLIFVAEKDHLRDPGKRYYEKLKKSGWVGSVELVENLGEEHCFHLHKPEYEKAVDLFTKFVSFVKQD